The sequence below is a genomic window from Lolium perenne isolate Kyuss_39 chromosome 7, Kyuss_2.0, whole genome shotgun sequence.
TAAGAGAGGTATGGTACTATGAACTCAAGTTTGCAAGGATCAAATCAAGAGAAATCCAAACATTGAGCcaattcccataagaacatgaaaTTCCACAACAAAATTCATGAAGATCCAATTAAGATCAACTCTTCACAAGAAGgtcggtggcctaggccaccatatatgagtgataaggtatggcaccgcgaagatatatcttgggcccaaaaccaatactcatcattgaagctcacatatcattaATTGATATAAAGGGAATGatttttcttaatgttggcattatggggggagggatagctcaataatttaaactgcactccccctatttccatgcccacacctAAACCAAATAGAAGTTGAAGAATAGGTATGTATGCAAAGTGTTCAAGCCAAGCTACTTGAAtctatgatatttagctcattcctcaagtaACAAaatcttgcttcatcaagaggcttcgtgaatatatccgcAAGTTGGTCATGGGTACCAATGAATGACAACTCAATATCACCCCAGGAGACATGATCTCGAATGAAGTGATTCcgaatctcaatatgcttcgttcttgtgtGTTGTACGGGGTTGtatgcaatcttgatggcactttggttgtcacataaaagaggcactttgtcacaagtgacactgtaatcctttaaagtttgcctcatccataagagttGTGTGCATCCACTAGCGGCCGCCACGTACTCGGATTCGGCGGTAGAGAGagctatacaattttgcttcttagaagaccaacacaccaaggacctaccaagaaattggcatgccccggaggttgatttcctatcatccttatctcccgcccaatccgagtCCGTATAGCCAACAAGTGAGAATCCATAACCCTTTGGGTACCATAATCCAAATCTTGGGGAATGAACCAAATATCTAAAGATTCTTTTGACCGCCACTAAGTGGCTTTCTTTAGGAgcggcttgataccttgcacatacACCTACACTCAACACAATATCCGGTCTAGAtgcgcaaaggtaaagcaaggagcctatcatggagcgatatacctttggaTCCACGTCCTTACCaccgggatcaagtgcaagatggcaATTGGTAGCCATTGGGGTCTTTGCACCATTTAGGTCCTTCATATTGaatctcttgagcatgtcttgaatGTACTTGGCTTGGCAAATGaatgttccttctctcaattgcttgatctcgaatccaagaaagaacctcaattcacccatcatggacatctcaaacttgttggtcataagctttgaaaattcttcattaaaagctttgttagtagacccaaagataatatcatcaacatatatttggcaaatgaaaagctccccatcaaccctcttagtaaaaagagtggggtcgattagcccgaGTTGAAATCCACGGTCTAGTAACAActctttaaggtgctcataccacgcACGTGGGGCTTGTTTAAGGCCATAGAGTGCCTTGTCGAGTTGATACACATGGTTAGGGAACTCGGGATCCTCGAACCCGGGAGGTTGCTTAACAAAAACCAAATCTTTTAGAGGTCCATTTAGAAAGGCActtttaacatccatttgttgcaatttAAAGTTATGGTGAGAAGCAtatgcaagaaggatacggatggactcaaggtgagccacgggagcataggtttcaccGAAGTCAATGCCTtccacttgagagaaaccttgagccaccaatcttgccttgttccgaaTGACAatgccatgttcatcttgcttgtcCTTGAATATCCACTttgtgccaataacattgcgacaATCTTTGGGCTTCTCTACTAATctccatactttgttgcgcttgaagttattGAGTTCTTCATGCATAGCATCCAACCAATCCGGATCTTCAAGTGCATCAAAGACTTTCTTTGGTTCCACCATGGAGATGTAAGCTTGGTGATCACTAAAGTTGGCTAGTTGTCTTCGGGTGGTCATTTGCTTCCTTAAGTCACCAATAACTTTGTCAATAGTGTGACCTCGAAGTTCCAAAGTTCTTGCAACTCTTATTTTACGACGGGCTTCAATGTCTTCAAAAGAGCTTTGAGACATCACTTGGTCTTCTTGACTATTTTGATCCCCGCCTTGACCATCAATGTGAGCTTGCTCAATTGCTTGAGTTTGCTCTTCATCATGaggttgatcttggacatcacttGGGTTTGCACCATTATCATTGGGTTGTTCttgatcaacacttggtgcttctCCATCAAACTCAttaggttgatcttgtccttgatcttgctcaTGAGAGGGAGGGTCTTGAGCTTGTTCTTCGGTTGGTGTAACATTGTCCACAAGATCCGAAGCTTGTTGAGCTTGTGAGGATGAGGGCTCCACTtgagtagagcatagtccttcccgaggcgccacaccgtgtccctcaatggggaggTGAAATCCCGTCCCCATTCTTACTATAgcgtcttgaggtatttcatcatctgcacaaacatcaacttgccccacttgggagccatcattttcttcgaattttacactacaagattcaatgacaaTAGCCGAGACTttgtcaaagattctataagtgtgagattcggcaccataACCAACAaaaataccctccaaagctttaggtgcaaatttagacaaacgaactcctttgattttatagaaacacttacaaccaAATACTCGGAAGTAGGAGATATTGGGCTTGTTTCCGGTGAGGATTTCATAAggagtcttgttcaatcccttGCGGAGATAAAGCCGGTTAGCGGAATgacatgcggtggagatggcttcggcccaaaagtcatatcgggatttatactccgacaacatagaccttgccatatccatgagagtccggttcttcctctccgcaacaccattttgttgaggggtgtatgcagcggaatattgatgtcttatcccctcatcactaaggaagtcattgagtgtgtagttcttgaactcggagccgttgtcacttctaatTGCCAATATAGTGAGGTTGTGTTGACGTTGCACTTCGGTGACAAAGTCgatgaagatttgttgagtctcatccttCTTCTTGAGAAAGAAAACCCAAGTATATTTTGAATAATCATCAACAATAACCaaacaatgtttcttcgcaccaagacttgcatgagtagtgGGACCAAAAaggtccacatgaaggagctccaatattctcttggaagagatgatggtcttgcttggatgcggagaatcATGCATTttaccttcaacacaagccctaaaaACATGATCTTTGGCAAAACAAACATTGTcctttagtcccacaatatggtttcccttgtggagactttgcaaagtcctcatgttgacatgggccaagcggcgatgccacaaccaacccacgtcctccTTTCCGAATAAGCACATCACATTCGTAGTGGTTTTCCCcgaaaattcaaccacatacaagttgttttcgacgtacccaacgaaagcgacttttagagtcttgctccacaagagaacCACAATATCAATATCAatgaagacggcgaaacccatcttgcctagGGCATAAACGGATAATAAATTGTAACCAAGAGTCTTGACAAGCATGacgtccacaagagtaatgttgtgtgcaaccacaacctcgccaagacccaatacctcagATTTGGAGTTGTCGCCGAATGTAACGGTCCACAAATCCACGTTAGGCCTCAACTCCGTAACGAGgtccttgccgccggtcatatgacttgtgcaaccactatcaagcacccattttgatcctccggcggcatagtcctacataagATCAAGTCTTCGTTTTAGGTCCCCATTttgcaatgggtcctcttttgttagaaaCAAGGGTCttaggaacccaaatagaccatgcatgtcacatcccgaaattttctaaattttggaatgtgaaataaaaataaatttaatgcttgattgtttgaacttgattgaaaattcacaaagaaaTAAAACTTTTTATAGATATTTACAAGTTAGTTCCAAAATAGTATTTTTAAAGACTTTTGAttttaaagtattttcaaaatcaaacatagccttgctttcaaagttttcaaatccttaatGGAATTCTTTATAAGAAAACAAAACCCTGGAAAAAATTTCTTACAAAATATTGCCCAAATAGCCATATAGGCCAAGTGTATATGattattattttattttcacaaatGAATTTTAAAAGGGTTTCTTGATTGTCCTaaaacactattttgatttttataaatttttagaAACTTGTTTGCTACACTTTTTTTGAAACCATCTCATATAGCCATAGTGGCAAAATTGTAATAAAGATAATATAAAATTTATAATTTATAAAGTTTAAGTGTTTGTGTTATTCTAAAATGAGCAAAATAATTTTACAAATTTATAGAAATTTGATTCACTCAAATCGAAGTTACGAAACTCATTTTATAAAAGAAATAAGTAAAGAGAAAAgggaaaacaagaaaaaaaaagaaacggGCCGGCCAGCTGGACCGACCGGCCCAGCAGGCCAGCAGCCCACCCGGCCGACCGGACCGAGGCAAGGGCGACCGAGTCGGTCGTGTCCACCGTAAACTAAGAGCGATTTTCGTTTTGCAAAACTTATCTACACTCAAATCAACTTTTCTTGAGCTACGCAACTCCGATTTCAGATCCGTTTGTTTCTACGCGTTCCTAACTTCGAGACCCACCTTTTCCACCGATCTATGGCCTATATAAAGCCACCACAAGACGGGCGGCCCTAGCTGGCGCTCGACCGCCAGGGACTTAGGGAGCGATCTGTTTCTGACAACCTGATTTTGGAAAAACGCATTTTCCCTTTCCTGGTAAGCTACGTGCGGGAAATCATTAGCATGTTGTGGACCACGCGCAGGTTACGTCTGCATGCATGTAAAAATGAACAAATCTGATGACGTGAACGAGTATCTTTCCAAATTCgaaaattcaaaatgttttatctcacaaacgacaactccgatttaagatctgttttcaccaataaatccgtctcgacgagatcttcaaaactagcacccatgttggtatgtttcgacaaactttttttcgggctaaaagttatcaaccctctgtaTCTGAATAATCaaaccctccgtacttgagtgatcaacggtaaatgtatacaaTTATCAACCTGAtgcaggctattgagggaaagttctgcattcatgcacaaatagacgaatctgctgatgtgagcggaatcttttccaaatttgtaaattcaaaacgttttaactttcaaacgacaactccaaattaagattcgctttcaccaataaatccgtctcgatgaGATCtttaaaactagcacccatgttgatatgtttcgagaaacatttttttttttggctaaaagttatcaactctctctatctgaataatcaacccctccgttcttgactgatcaacggtaaatgtataaaattatcaacctgatgCAGGCTATTTAGAAAAAGTTCTACATGCATGCACAAAATAGACGAATTTGCTGATGTCAGcgaaatcttttccaaatttgagaattcaaaacgttttaactttcaaacgacaactccaaattaagatccgctttcaccaataaattcgtctcgacgagatcttcaaaactagcactcatgttaatatgtttcgataAACTTTTTTTTCTGCCTAAAAGTTATCAAGCCTCActgttttgaataatcaacccctccgtacttgagtgatcaacggtaaatgtataaaattatcaacctggtgcagactattgagaaaaagttctgcatgcatgcacaaaatagacgaatttgctgatgtcagcggaatcttttccaaatttgtaaattcaaaatgttttaactttcaaacgacaactccaaattaagatccactttcaccaataaatccgtctcgacgagatcttcaaaactagcacccatgttgatatgtttcgtgaaactttttttcgggctaaaagttatcaagcctctctatttgaataatcaacccctccgtacttgagtgatcaacggtaaatgtataaaattatcaacctggtgcagggtattgaggaaaagttctgcatgcatgcacaaatagacgaatctgcttaTGTCAGcgaaatcttttccaaatttcaaaatttaaaacattttaactttcaaacaacaattccaaattaagattcgctttcaccaataaatctgtctcgacgagatcttcaaaactagcacccatgttgatatgtttcgagaaaaaaaaatttgggctaaaagttatcaagcctctctgttttgaataatcaacccctccgtacttgagtgatcaacggtaaatgtataaaattatcgaccccaaagttaattttattttaaacattttagcgaatatttttttagtttagaaagctatcaacccggtgtgtTGTTATTTATCAatagtaaatataaataactaccaatacTAAAAATCTagcttcatttcgaatattttggcgactctttttagtttacaagttatcaacccggtgctccgttatttatcaatggtaattataaaaAACTACCAACcataaaaagtatttcatttagaatattttagcgaacatttttttattttacaagctatcaacttggtgcctcgttatttatcaactgtaaatataaaataaataataaccctaaaaatatttcatttagaatattttagcgactctcttttagtttacaagctatcaacccggtggcccgcaatttatcaatggtaaatataaataaatgtcAACCgtaaaaaaatattttaaatttaaaatatgtagcgactctttttttgtttacaagttatcaacccagtgcccgttatttatcaacggtaaatataaatacctagcaaccctaaaaagtaaatttcatttagaatattttagcaacttttgttagcttacaactttaaaaagtacttaatttgagtagcaagtggtagttcatttgagttgcaagtggatttccccacccgttattttcccccttaaaaaccactggcccgaaaaagggaattataaaaattaatccagaaaaacatgaattaccgtacgaaataacaacataaagggaattgcaaaaaaagagaattgtcaaaagggaattgcaaataaAGAGAATTGAAAGTATGCGTCGTGCTGAAAAAAAGAGCAAGATGctctgtgcatgcatgcagaaactTGTTAGAGCTAGTCTCATGCTGAAAAGttggctcattaaatgcaaaCCCATGAgatattttatgcatgcatgcagtgtgaacgcTCTTGGTTGTATGCAACATGCAAGTGAGAACATGAGTTGTTAGTGTGAACACAAAGCTACATGTGAACGTAATTAAACACTACAAGACAAAAAGGGAATTGATTTCGCGCATGGCGCGAGCGCTGCCGCGCCAAGGAAAGTGATCGCTCCAGCGATCGATTGCCAGGGAGGGGTTTCGCCACAAGACCGCAGTTTCGTTTTCCCTTTCCTCCTCTCGAAACCATATATCAACGAAATCTTAACTCGTTACTTTGACCACCTAAACCACTTCAAATCGCTTCGGGCTCTACACAAAAGttgtagatctcgtcgagatctttCAATGCCGACCAATCTCAACTCTTTTCATCCACCATACACAGACAATTTCGTATCGCAAGGCGTCAGGTCTGACAAATGGAATCTTCAATTAGTTCGTGCTCGTTCTACGGAATCCAAATTCCTTTGGTGAGTATGTAGATCCGAtcatcctctacaactttcatgttggaAGTTTTTATATTTGAAGTACCGATTTATCGCTTATCTACAGATCTAGTTCGAGTCAACCGGAGCCAAATCGAGTTTCAAAACTATCTCGAATCGTCATGACTTCAACACGGAAGTTGTTCCTCTCGTCAAGATCTTTCCATTGCCGCAAGTCTCACCTTGTTTCGTTCACCGAGCAAGGACAAAGACGTGTTACAAGATTCAGATCTTATAAGGTATAATCCAGATGAAAAGTAATTTGTTCGTTAGATAGATCTATTAATTCTATACAACTTTgatgtagaaagtttttccatctgagcaactttttctgtctacatttatgacatcatcatgacatcagcaTAGTCAACTCAGTCTGGTCAAAGTCAAACTGCAGTCAGCGGTACGGTCAGCAGTACATTCAGCGGTCAACTATACAGTCATCAGTACAGTCAGCGTCTCAGTCAAACTCGGTCAAACTCGTTTTAAATTTAAATCTTATATGTCAGATTATGTGTCCAACTTAGAAATTCATTATAAAATCAACCgctgggccaaattttacaaattttatagttTCGGAAAGCTTACAATCTGTAGAACACCATTATGCCATAATATAGTATATGTACTATGCTAGATTTCGCGTCAAAATTCAAATAGAGAAATAGACCAGATTACACTATAATTTTTTTATAAAataatctactgggccaaatcaaatgattttgtactttctggaatcctcagatcATGTACTGCAACATGGAATAAGAATTGTACAACTTTGATAcatgcacaaacttgctttagtaaaatctatccGAATCAGTAATTCGAAGATAATTCAAATTCTTTAAATCGTTTTCGAATAATTCCAATTGCACTACTTTTGTATTACTGTAACCTATCCAGGGAGGTCACATTCATATTTTTACAACCCATAATGCTTGCTGTAGCTAATTAATATGGTTGTATATGTAAAGTAAATACTCGATTAATGgtttttctaaatcaaattaaatGTCCAGAATACTTTATTAACATTGCTCATATCAGAGAACACATAATGCAACACTTACACACCACCTCTTTTGTGAAATTAAATTGTTGCATAggatgcatgcatacatgtctatgattgttcatatcgaatgtttgtttatttttgttgttgttgttgaatggtgtgtttatgttgtgctatattctataTTATAGTggtacggagaggcacgtattttgattaagagaagtgagcgcacttcgactaccaaaaaggcaagtgacactcaataacctatctattttgttatgcattagtgttttataaactagtatgcatggtggattttgttttcgaaaactatgctatgcttatcaatcctagtagtgtgtagccacccttGAACCGTTGCTAGTACTCTTAgtatgcctagcaataacaaaatgccacTGCTATTTTTGATTGTTTCGGATTGTGAGTAttgagaattaaaattaacaaccttaatgaatcacctgggtggattgattgtgtggtgggcggctgctcagggctccgatCCCTGGGGATGGACCAGTGGACGGGTGGGTGCCTGAGAGTGCGCGGTTGAATAGTGGTTGCCCTGGACTGCACCTCTagttttcaccaggggatcgtgcggGGGTTTATTATCTGTAATGGTTTTAAACCTGTGGGTTTCACTTGTGGtaggccacccaggattaaagagattaatatgtcgtccatgttttagatagcttccagtgcagccttatggtattatgggctctgccgggattaagtaagttgtgaggtccaacttgttgctagacatgatgatgtggtgacggccaaacgggaacgggtctagctggttatggttgaaaccttcttctgaaagatcttgtctcattcttctcttgggaagggtgggtcgtaaggtgaaagtgcacaacctctcgagagttaaacctaagatcttagccgtgtccccggttatggacaatttgagcttctaggcagggaatgtacggaggaatctcatcaccttttatgaatgtatttaaaattttgtatcaacctttgaaaactcatgggagatgtaaccatgtgattattctaaaacccatggaggatttatccatggtgtgatttcataatgtaattcaaatattttcaaaatgttttgttttaaataaaatataggacaaaattggctttatgcaaatttgcctaaactccacttgccaaatatcatgtagatagtcatgcccaaaactgccaccatataagtgtcatttgccagtacatcattgtactgacctccattcgtggggctgcatattcaaacgtgcaggattttctaaggagaagtacgtggtaggatctcgagtctacattccaacatgactgcctgtggcacatgaagatgatgaaggctcattgctgatttactttccgctgtatttattctgagctagtccatgtgactatgcaatttgtaaggttttattgtaccctctggatcaacgatgtagtaatttgatactattgcaatgattactataatttgtaatgtgtgtgctatcagtgatcccgggaatagcactatacacaggtatcttgcctttatttaaaGGTAGGGTTctacagaatggtatcagagcatagtgttgcctgtaggatcgagaccctaggtttggattagaaataggaacaCCCTAGGATGAAAAATTTGTCTAATCCTATTTTAATCAAAAAGATGTTTGCTTTGTGAACCTCTTGTATTCTCATCTATTCCATCTTCAAAATTGTTTTCCTCTCACTTTAGATGACCACCTTATCAAGACTATCATCAAGgaccgatgatgaccttgtgcccGGAGTGAGGGACTGCTGCTTCATGTGATATTCTTCGACTCCGCAAGAAGTGTTTCATGGAAGACcaaagaagaacttgaaggaagACTTTGATGCAGACTGCACAACATACGAAGATACACCGAAAGACTAGAACAGAAACTTGATGCATCCAATACAAAAATAGACCAGACCACCATTAATTTTCTCTTATTAAACCAACGATATAGTAACAaagtattgatcttaccaaattgaggtatgaccatactagttaTTTAGTGATTGAAACATattgcttgatgcttgttagataTTGTTTGTAAGATgttttgccttgatctgttgtgtTTGGGTAGGAATCTTCTTTAGAATCCTTCCATCTATTCTCATCTACACCCAACCCAGAGAATGTTTTCTCGGCAACTCGCCATGAAGACAACATTAGTGAAACCAACCTAGATGTTTCCTATCAAGAAGGTGAAGCGTAGAGTGGGAGATACACAAAACCCTAGTTAGGGATCGATAGAAATATTTTCAAAAACAATacaataatggggattgaaacattgattcaattctccatgtaagtttttatcaaatttgtgaggttgaccaagagttAGAATACGAGATACACCAAACTGAAAACAAGAAAATGATTGGGTGCGACATGGATTGGCCCCCATGACGACTACTCATATTGTTTACTCTTGTATGAGGAATGGTAAATCTAGAGGGACATACTAAAAAAAAAGAGATGTCGGCGCATAAGCCTAAACCTTAAGGTGGATAAATATTATacccttatagtaggcaagtgctgccaagcGTAGGACTACGTGTAGTTTGAAGAACTAGCCACTAGATGAAGAGTGGTGGAAGGATGTCGAAGACACCAAGAAGGAAAAGATGAAAGATGACATGAAGTTTACACATCTTGGTCTCTTGATTGACCCAAAGAGTGACCATCAGTGTCAGAAGTAGTTCAACAACCAACCATTTGGATTAGAAGCCTTACTATGAAGGAAACCTATTCGAATCGCCTTGGAGAGATATGTGGTTCACTATATGTGAATAGATATTCGCCTATTGGATATTAACTCAGAAGCCTAAGCCATAGATGTTTTCCAAATATGACCTATTGTCAAGTCTTATCCTCGGATGAGCCAACTTATACCGAATGATCTTAGCCTCAACCCAAGACTTAAGACtacctacaaaagtttcttttaagggtggtagcacCCATGCCCATCTGAAACCCCAAAACTTTCTAGCCTTTCacaaatctcgaggacgagatttcttttaagggtggtagtctgtcacatcccaaaattttctaaattttggaatgtgaaataaaaataaatttaatgcttgattgtttgaacttgattgaaaattcacaaagaaaTAAAACTTTTTATAGATATTTACAAGTTAGTTCCAAAATATTATTTTTAAAGACTTTTGATTTTAAAGTATTTTTAAAATCAAACATAGACTtgctttcaaagttttcaaatccttaatGGAATTCTTTATAAGAAAACAAAACCCTGGAAAAAATTTCTTACAAAATATTGCCCAAATAGCCATATAGGCCAAGTGTATATGattattattttattttcaaAAATGAATTTTAAAAGGGTTTCTTGATTGTCCTaaaacacta
It includes:
- the LOC139834181 gene encoding secreted RxLR effector protein 161-like, translated to MKDLNGAKTPMATNCHLALDPGGKDVDPKVYRSMIGSLLYLCASRPDIVLSVGVCARYQAAPKESHLVAVKRIFRYLVHSPRFGLWYPKGYGFSLVGYTDSDWAGDKDDRKSTSGACQFLGRSLVCWSSKKQNCIALSTAESEYVAAASGCTQLLWMRQTLKDYSVTCDKVPLLCDNQSAIKIAYNPVQHTRTKHIEIRNHFIRDHVSWGDIELSFIGTHDQLADIFTKPLDEARFCYLRNELNIIDSSSLA